TCTTCTTTTTAGTTTCTTCTTCTATCCTTGTCCTGTTAAGGCTTCTAAGCAGTGGTTTTTCCAGCTCGGCAAGTTTGCCGAACTCCACAGCGCTTTCAGCAAGATATGATCCAACTCCGTTTGTAAGTGCCAGGGCAACTGCTCCTCCGAGTGCGGCATTAATAACAATTGCCGGATCGTCTGCCACATGTGATGTGCCTATGACAACACCAAGAATAGCCAGTATACCATCGATGCTTCCAAGTATGATGTAACGACCGTGTTCGGTTTTTAGTTTAAAACGTTTGAATTTAGGAATACATTTGTAGTTCATAATTATCTGAGATCCTTGATCAGACTATAGATACACACAAAGCTTTTTTTCTTTTTCGGATGTTAAACAAGGTTAAGCTTATAGCAGATGATAAAAATACACACCCGACAACTCATAAAGGAATGGTCCGATGAAAGTTCACCCAAGATGTTCATATTGCCTGCTCTCCAGGGTTCACCAGGAAGCGGAACTGTCCACTGATAACGAAGAGCTGATACAAAAAGCAATTCTTGGCGGAATAGATGTGCTCAAATCACTCTATGAACCCGGAATGCCTGCGGCAGAACTATCCACGCCCATGCACAGGATAGCCTATGAGATCCTGGATGACAACGACCCTTATAAGAGTATGAAAGAACTCAGCAGTAAGACCGCTGAAAGGTTCATGCCTGTTATACGTTCCCATGTTTTTAATGGTGATGATGACGATGTTGCCACATTTAAGCGTGCAGTACTTGCGGCAGTTATAGGTAACTATTTTGATTATGGTGTGATGGGTCTTGAGGTCCCTATCGATGTTTTTGATGAAACATTCAAGGAACATTTCCAGAGAGGTCTGGATGTGGATGACACCGACAAAATGATGGATAAACTCAGCAATGTTGTCTATCTTGCAGATAACTGTGGCGAGATCCTTATTGACACTCTTGTCTTTGAAATTATCAAAAAGATGGGTGGCAACATCACTCTTGTCGTAAGGGGTGCACCAATACTGAACGATGTGACCATGGAAGAAGTCGAAGAGTTCGGGATTGCTGATAAAGTTGACCGCGTCCTGACAACCGGTTCCAATGCCATAGGTGTGCGCCTTCAGGAAGCTCCACAGGAGCTAAAGGATGCACTGGACAATGCTTCACTTATCATCAGTAAGGGAATGGCGAACTACGAGACCATGTCAGAAGAGAATTATAGGCCCATCGCATATTTACTAAAAGTGAAGTGTGACCCGGTGGGAGAAGATATCGGGGCTCCAAAGGGCTGTTCAGTAGCCCGTTTATTTGAGTGAACAATTAATAACACTTTAGGAGTGAAATGTATGTGTGAGCTAAAGGTCATCCTTGTTGACGGGGATAGTAAAGAGATGGTAATGGAGTCTGTAACAAGACTGGTCGTTGACGGAGATTCAGTCACAGTCTACGGTATATTTGGAGAGAGAGAGACTGTAAAAGGGTCTGTAAAAGAGATCAACTTTGGAACAGGTGAGGCTATACTTTACAAATGATTTTAATATACATAAAAGACATTGTATATTTAGTGGATTTTAAGTTTCATTCACAATTATTGAGGTACTAATATTTAAATTAAAATCAAGGACGAAAAGATAGGAAGGAACTAATATGTCAAAAGTAAAAGTTGCAATAAATGGGTATGGTACAATTGGTAAACGTGTTGCTGATGCTGTTACCATGCAGGACGACATGGAAATAATAGGTATCGCAAAGACAAGACCAAATTATGAGGCTTTCGTTGCACACAAGAAAGGATATAATGTCTATACTTTAGCTGATAAGATAGATGACATGAAGAAGGCAGGAATTCCTGCTGCAGGTTCAGTAGATGACATGATCGCAGAGGCAGATGTCGTTGTTGACTGTACACCCGGTGGAGTCGGTGAAAAGAACAAGGCACTCTATGAGAAAGCAGGTGTAAAGGCTATCTGGCAGGGCGGCGAGGATCATGAGCTTGCAGGTTGCTCATTCAATGCAGAGGCAAATTATACAGAAGCACTCGGCAAGGACTTTGTAAGGGTTGTATCCTGTAACACAACAGGTCTGTGCAGAGTAATCTACCCACTTGACCAGGAGTATGGTGTAAAGAAGGTAAGAGTAACACTCATGAGAAGGTCTGCTGATCCAAATGATGTAAAGAACGGTCCAATTAATGCTATTGTTCCAAACCCTATCAAACTCCCTTCACACCACGGTCCTGATGTAAAATCCGTAATTCCACATATCAACATCACATCAACCGCTGTAAAGCTCCCAACAACACTTATGCACCTGCACACCCTGAACATCGAAATGGAAAAGGACTGCAGTACTGAAGATGTAAAGGCACTCTTCGCAAAGCAGCCACGTGTAAGGATGATCGGACAGGGAATTGGTTCCACTGCTGAAATAATGGAGCTTGGAAAAGACCTTGGACGTCCAAGAGGCGACATGTGGGAGAACTGTGTCTGGGAAGATTCCGTTACAATGTATGAAGGAGAACTCTACTTCTTCCAGGCGATCCACCAGGAGTCCGATGTAATTCCTGAGAATGTCGATGCTATCCGTGCAATGACAGAGATCGAAAAGGATGGCGCAAAGTCCATAGCAAAGACCAACAAGGCAATGGGACTTTAATTAAAAATCTAATTTAAGTCTTGATCTTAATAAATCTTAGAAGTTCACATGCACAGCAGCAATGAATTCCTGGAACTGAGTGAAAGGATAGCAAAAGCGGTGCATGTATCTATAAAGGATATTGTCGGCACACCTGAAGCCGGCAAGATCCTTTATACAGGTGCCGACGGCACACCTACGAAACTCATCGATGATGTTTCGGAAAAAGCTATTTTTGAAGTTCTGGGAAAGGAAGACAGTCCTTTCAGAATTTTCAGTGAAGAAGCCGGAGAAAAGATAATAGGCAAATCTTCCGACCTTCCTGATTTTACCATCATAATCGACCCGATAGACGGCACGTATAATGCTGTACAGGGAATTCCATTTTATAGTTTGTCACTTGCCATAACATCGACTGACCTTAACGACATTATATTCGGATATGTTCAAAACCTTGCCAACGGAGACACATTCTATGCGGAACATGGTAAAGGTGCTTATTTTAATGGAACGAATCTGAAAACATCCGCTAATTCTGATATTTGTAAGTTCTGCATCAGTATTTATGGTTACAGGCGAAACATTGCGGCTGCATCAAGTCTTGCCTCAAATGTTCGCAGAATAAGGTCACTTGGAAGTGTGGCTCTGGATCTATGTTATGTTGCAGCAGGAAAAATTGATGCATTTACGGATGTCAGGGGCACCATGCGTATGACTGATATTGCAGCCGGCAAGCTCATTATTGAGGAAGCCGGTGGAATTGTCACTGATGAAAACGGTGAGTCTTTAAAGTTAGAGAACCAATTATTAAGCAGGGTTTGCGTGATAGCATCCAACGGACTTGCACATGAGAGTATCTTAAAGCTTTCAACAGGGATGATAAATGACGGTAAGTAAAATAGGTATTGTATCGCGATTTGACCAGCGGGATGCTCTTGATATGGCCAGGAAGATCTACGATGAGTTCAATTCAAAGGTGGAGATCTTCTTTTCACCAAAGACCGGACAACATCTGGGCATTACAGAGAATTGTCTTCCGGTTGAGCAGATGCAGGATGCAGGTGTACAGCTTA
The sequence above is a segment of the uncultured Methanolobus sp. genome. Coding sequences within it:
- a CDS encoding VIT1/CCC1 transporter family protein; this encodes MNYKCIPKFKRFKLKTEHGRYIILGSIDGILAILGVVIGTSHVADDPAIVINAALGGAVALALTNGVGSYLAESAVEFGKLAELEKPLLRSLNRTRIEEETKKKIWSDSIFHGGASFCGSLVPILPFLLLDSHMLEVAVILSIAVLSILGVYSGKLAKQSMIKHSVRMVGLGIMIVAAVTALGLE
- a CDS encoding ARMT1-like domain-containing protein; the protein is MKVHPRCSYCLLSRVHQEAELSTDNEELIQKAILGGIDVLKSLYEPGMPAAELSTPMHRIAYEILDDNDPYKSMKELSSKTAERFMPVIRSHVFNGDDDDVATFKRAVLAAVIGNYFDYGVMGLEVPIDVFDETFKEHFQRGLDVDDTDKMMDKLSNVVYLADNCGEILIDTLVFEIIKKMGGNITLVVRGAPILNDVTMEEVEEFGIADKVDRVLTTGSNAIGVRLQEAPQELKDALDNASLIISKGMANYETMSEENYRPIAYLLKVKCDPVGEDIGAPKGCSVARLFE
- a CDS encoding CooT family nickel-binding protein gives rise to the protein MCELKVILVDGDSKEMVMESVTRLVVDGDSVTVYGIFGERETVKGSVKEINFGTGEAILYK
- a CDS encoding type II glyceraldehyde-3-phosphate dehydrogenase, which encodes MSKVKVAINGYGTIGKRVADAVTMQDDMEIIGIAKTRPNYEAFVAHKKGYNVYTLADKIDDMKKAGIPAAGSVDDMIAEADVVVDCTPGGVGEKNKALYEKAGVKAIWQGGEDHELAGCSFNAEANYTEALGKDFVRVVSCNTTGLCRVIYPLDQEYGVKKVRVTLMRRSADPNDVKNGPINAIVPNPIKLPSHHGPDVKSVIPHINITSTAVKLPTTLMHLHTLNIEMEKDCSTEDVKALFAKQPRVRMIGQGIGSTAEIMELGKDLGRPRGDMWENCVWEDSVTMYEGELYFFQAIHQESDVIPENVDAIRAMTEIEKDGAKSIAKTNKAMGL
- a CDS encoding bifunctional fructose-bisphosphatase/inositol-phosphate phosphatase → MHSSNEFLELSERIAKAVHVSIKDIVGTPEAGKILYTGADGTPTKLIDDVSEKAIFEVLGKEDSPFRIFSEEAGEKIIGKSSDLPDFTIIIDPIDGTYNAVQGIPFYSLSLAITSTDLNDIIFGYVQNLANGDTFYAEHGKGAYFNGTNLKTSANSDICKFCISIYGYRRNIAAASSLASNVRRIRSLGSVALDLCYVAAGKIDAFTDVRGTMRMTDIAAGKLIIEEAGGIVTDENGESLKLENQLLSRVCVIASNGLAHESILKLSTGMINDGK